Part of the Schistocerca americana isolate TAMUIC-IGC-003095 chromosome 5, iqSchAmer2.1, whole genome shotgun sequence genome, ACCTCACCTTCTGAAGTTATGAAAATAGccactcaaaaataaaagctcatctgtatttgatggaaccttcatcaggttaTTACAGATTTCTTCCCATATAATAAGTATTGTATTATCTTAAATATGCAATGCTTCACCAACCCAACACATTTTTTTTAGAGAGATTGAAATACGCCATTGTCAAACACCTCCATAACAAAAGTGATAggagagatgtcagtaactactgaCCTATTACACTACTGAGATCCTTTTCCAAACGTTTTAAGGAGGTggcgtattctagaatagtattccACCTAAGCAACAAAAATGTCTTccgtaaatcacagttcggatttcacaAGAGTTGCTCCAACGAGAATGGCATTTACACAATCACTTACCAAATTTTGCTAGAATAGCACTGGTTGAAATGTTCTACGACCTATGTAGGGCATTTGGCTATGTGAATCAGAATATTCTACATAAATTGGGATTTTATAGGACTGATAGTATAGACAACCACTGGATAATGCCATAGCTAATGAAAagaatacagatagctgtacttgGCAATTTAGTAAATGTAATCAGTAAACATTCTTCTAACAGTGGAGGAATCACATGTAGGGTTCCCCAAGCCTTAATCTGAGGTCCACTGAAGTCCCTAACATATGAAAATAGTCTTTTGTTTACTACAAAACAAACAGAACTAGTCCTTTTTGGGAATGACAGTAGTATTGTAATCGTAAGGAATGATAAACAGTGTCCTTAAAAGTACCATTCAatagttttctgtgaatggtctcactctcaatttcgAAAGGATTCAACAAATTCAATTTTGTACACCTAAAGGTACTACACCTATgacaagtgtaacacatggtgacgaaataataaataaatcgaaACTTCCAAAATTTTGGCTGATTATATCAGTGAGAatttgaactggaaaaagcacttCCTGGAACTCCTATAAGAACTTTGTTCAGCCGCATttgcactgagattcattggaaaccCTGGGAAGAGACAAATCTGTAAGTTGATGTACTTTGTGTATTTTCTTTCAGTGGTATTATATGCAGTAACGTTCTGGGGTAacttatctttaagaaagaaagtcttcatcgcTCGAAAACATGCTGTGTGAATATTATGTGGTGCTTGCTCACGATCAttctgtagacatctgtttaaggattcagggtacttataaatggtggaaaaaccgaaattttttatgactttatttaattctgtagtctttcctgattacattgatatacattatagggtttcaaaggAAAATTACTTATATAAACCAAATTTTAATGTTATGGTCGTGTATGccaccacgccccctttatttctgttacaaaaaccagcattatttcgaaaagaactgtaaaCCTTCTGTTTCCAGTGaatatacgtatgatacattgtatatgttggtaacttgctcacgaaaggcaaaggacccgagttcgagtcacgacccggcacacagttttcatctgccaggaagtttccatcaGATGAAATTCCACACTCGTAGAATTAAGGCAGGTTATTTAAACCAGTACCTCAGTGAAAGTCCTTTAGTATAATATTGTGGTGCTGATACCATTATCTATCTGTTCTCTATTTCATGGGCCACTAAATAACTGTGCAATAGTAACTTGTGAAAATACAAATTAGGTTCGTGGCAAGCTGGTGATGTTGGGGCAGCTCTGAAAGGaataagaaaaataagtaaaagtcAAACATTTATTTAAGACTTACTGGCAAATATAAAACTGCCACAAGTGAACATTTAGACAAATGTACTGCTGTCCAACGTGTTTCGAAGGGCTGACTGGTAATTTACAAAACTGAATTTGCTTTCCATGGCGAAGAATATATAAATCTTCTGTCTGGATAGAAAAAATGGTCATCACATTAACATGTGACGTAAAGCAGATATTTTATCATACAGAATTTATGGACTATGGCTAAAAATTCATACTACTGAAACATGAATTAGTGATAAATGAAAGACACACATCTAAGCCTAGAGAAGCAGTTTTGCCGAAAAAATCAGAGTGTTCCTTATCCTGTGTTACATCCCATATGGCAGGTGTAACTATGTTGGAATACCTCACATTTTTCTACAATTCTGTTGTGGCAATGGAGATTCAATATACTACATTTTATCTGCGTCTGTTTCTACACAGTAACATGTGCTTAATTTCTCCACACTTTTTTCCACACATCTAACATTTTATGAGTGTTAGAACAGTTTAGTTTCTTTTTCCGAAGATATCAACTGCAAAAAGAAAGAATTTCCTAGGATCCAGTTTCAAATTTCTTCGTGATGTTTATACCATATTATTTATGGTCAAACTTCAAATATTCAATAGATCTAAAATAGAGAGGTGCCTGGGAGAGAGACACCCAACATTTTTCATTCATTCTGTTAGTTTTTCGTTTTTCATATTCTGCTATTGCATAAAATATAGAAGGCAATGTCAAGAGTAAAACTGTAAGGCTCATTGTTTTATCTTAGAAGTATAATAACTCTCATAGTGTATCAAGGGAAAAACACACTAATGTGGTCACATGTAAAATACATTTTAAGGATGCCGAATGCAAGCTAAcagagttcaaatgttcaaatctgtgtgaattcctaagggaccaaactgcttaggtcatcggccctagacttacacactacttaacctaaaaaattatcttatgctaagaacaacacacacacacacacacacacacacacattcccgagggaggactcgaacctccagcggaggaaccgcacagtccgtgacatggcgcctcaaaccgcgcggccactgcgcatGGCCAACTTGTAATGCAGTCACTGGAATACAGTTAACAGcctattttactgttacttttacATTGTAGCAGTTGACTGCATGAACAACACAGCCAGGAAATAAATATTAACGTGTTATGATGAATATAATCCTGTTATACTAATGTTCTGTTTCCCCTTTTTATGTCTCTAGGAACCAAAATGGCTATTATCTTCGACTCATGGGTGACTGAGGCGTTGGCCCTTCTGTCAACGTTTTTTGCGATACTATATGTTACATTTAAAATCAATTACACTTACTGGAAGAAAAAAGGTCTGCCATATTTGGAGCCGTTTTTCCCGCTGGGAAATGGCTGGAACACAGCACTTATGAAAAAAAGCCCTGGTGAGGATCTGAGGGACATTTATTTCGAAGCAGAAGGCAAGGATGTCGTCGGTATTTACTCATTAAACAACCCTCTTCTCATTGTGAGGGATCCGGAGCTAATCAAAACGATCATAGTGAAGGATTTCAACTACTTTCCCGACCGGGGCATCTATGTAGACGAGGAGACAGATCACCTGACGGCGCACCTCTTCTTCCTCGGAGGAACCAAGTGGAAGGGTCTGCGACAGAAGCTGACGCCCACGTTCACATCGGGAAAAATGCGCGCCATGTTCGGCATAGTGCGCGACTGTGCGCAGATTCTGGCTGACGTCACACCTGCGGGCAGTGTTGTGGAAGTCCGTGAGCTGATTGCCCGCTACTCCACCGACGTCATTGCTTCCTGCGCCTTCGGCATCGACGTTGACAGCCAGCACAACCCCGAGGCGGAGTTCCGGCAGTGGGGCAGGCGCTTCTTCAAGCCATCCCTGCGTACATACCTGACTCAGGCTCTGGGATTCTCGAATCCAAAACTACGCACACTTTTGCCTATAGCCTTCACGCCAAAGGACATCACAGACTACTTCACAAAGGTCGTCAGGGACGCAGTCAAACACCGAGAGGAGACAGGGGTCATAAGAAAGGACTTCCTGCAGTTGATGATTCAGTTGAAGAACAATGGATACGTGGATGACAGCTTCTCAATCACTGGGCAGAAAAATTCTGAACGTAAGTCCTATTTCTTAGTGCACATGGTTTTTAAAAAAGTACTGAAACTTTAATTTAGGGAATTATCAAGTCTGTTGAAGAATACTATACATAACAAGTATTTATTAgtgtatacaatttttttaaaaaatattgaaatgttaATTTAAGGAATTATCTAGGCTGTTAATCTTATATGTCTTTGTTTTAAGATATTATTGTTCTGCTCTCATTTCCATCATACATCGCAAAGATCCCATTTAATGACATGAGATTTAATGCCCTTGATATTTTAACACATCATTACATACTGCAGTTCGATAATAAAATTGTAATGATTATCTCTCATAGTTTAGAACTTGGCAGTCAAATGAATTTAATCATATGTGTCTCTCTAACGTGTGTAATACTTTTGGATAACATCTGTTTCCGAAATCTATTCACCCACGACTAATTCCTACTGTAAGAGCGATGTTAATACCAATAGACAACCTTCATGTTATCAGCTACATCTTCACTGACACATCCATATGCTCTTCATTACGAAtgtgtagattaacaaataaattacGTTGGCGATCTCCATAGAGAATCTTCAATGGTAGCAACTCTGTGGAACGTCTAGTCTTATCATGCACTGTATTGAGTCATCAGTGGCTGGCATCTTATTTTCCCTAGAGTGCTATTTTGGGAATGTTTAGGATGTGGGCATGGTCTGGTGGAGTATGGTAAGATGGGCTGACAGAGGCCACTCTTAGGTAGCAGAACCCTTCTACTAATTTATTTTAAGCTCGAGCCCTCatctgtaagtggctcgaagatgGGCCTAGACACTTGGACTCTGCAGCAGTGAAGCACTGCAGTAGAATGTCTGTTGCTGCTAGGCTCGGTGCAGTCCCAACATGACACAACCTCAAACAGTGGCTGAGCAGCATCAGGGCTGATACCGCAGTCTCGTGTTGTTATGACGTTAGTGTCGTTGCTGAGCCATTCTCAGCTGAGGCTAGAGACAGGCACAGACATTTGGGGTGCAAACACAGACTGCCAGCTGACCTGTACCTCAGTGGTTAGGAGGGTCTCATGTGCGGCCCAGCAAGTGGCACTTTAGGCAGGCGGTCTTGTCAGTATGATGGTAGAGTGGCGGCAGAAAGCGGAGGCCAACAGTATGACAAAATTATGACAGGATGACTCATTACTTTGACACAAGCCAACTCAGGCCAGACAGCTGGTACTTATTCATGTAAGAAGGGGTTTGTTGTGGCGTCACGGCTGTAGAAGTCGTGTATTCTGAATGTCATACTCTCCCTGGTTACAGTAATCGTCTGGGTGCTGACTGGCAAGTGCATGGCAAATCCCAGAGAACACCATGGTGCAATGCTGGGTCAGTGTATTGCCGTAAGTGGCCTGCTTTATGGCATGAAGCCGATCTGTCTAGGTTTCTGTCTTTACACTCTTCCCTTTTCGAAAAGGTTTATTACTTCATCCATTCAATAGTGTTTCTTGCTCTCGTTCCATGCCATACCTGTAGGAAGGTTTTGAGGTTTAAAACAGGACATTACTACatatacatctgcatggatactctgcaaattacagaGGATtcgtcgaactaccttcacaatgacTCTCCATTACTCCAATTTCGAATAGCGCTcggaaaaaacgagcacctatatatttccgtgcgtgctatgatttcccttagtttattatgatgatcgtttctccctgtgtaggtcggcgtcaacaaaatattttcgcagtcggaagaGAACAATGGTgatggaatttcgtaagaagattcagttGCAATGAAAAACGCATTTGATTTAATGTTTtctatcccaaatcctgtatcatgtctgtgacactctctcccctgtttcacgataatacaaaacgtgctgctcttcgttgaactttcacgatgtactccgttaatcctatctggtaagaatcgcagatcgctcagcagtactccaaaagacgacCCACATGCTTAGTGCAGACAGTCagcttagtagacctgttacactttctaagcgttctgccaataaaacgcagtcattggtctgtcttccccacaacattttctacgtgttctttccaatttaaattgttcttaattgtaattcctagatatttagttgaatttacggtctttagaataaactgacttatcgtgtaaccgagattTAACGGATTcctattagtactcatgtgaatgacctcacattattcattatttagggtcaattgccaattttcacaccattcagatatcttctctaaatggttttacagtttgttttcaatcttctgatgagtttactagacgataaacgacagcatcatctgcaaacaacctaagccgGCTGCTCAGGTTTTCTTCTAAATCGTTGATACAGATAAGGACAGTGAGACTAAATCTCGTAATACGGAATTTTACACTACCATTATTAATGAATTAATGGTAAACTGCCATCACTAGCACTCATCAACTCGTCTACAGGTTAACGTATACATTATTGAGCTGGGCAAAATAGCAGGCAGTGCTTATTTTATGCACTATATTATGATGTTTTCAAAAGTTAATCCGAATAGTGCACTTGGTAGTGCACGCATATGAAGGTCAAGGCTTGTGGTGTCACTCTGTGGTGCATGTAGCAATTATCATCATTCTTTTTTGCGGCCCAAGACGTGGATCAAGCTCACAAAGTTGACGACAGCTCGGTGGGCTTTGTATCAAATATCAGAAATACAGCTCTTGTTATTTACTAAGATACATGTGCAGGTGGTTAGTACTGAGTTGTGTGTAGTTTGGTGTAATAGCTATTGAGTGACTGTTGTGGGCCAATACGTAGTTGGGTGTTATATTCATGGTTACGTCTAAAAGATATTTTGTCATCTTATGTTTAAATGCTGAAGTTCTCCCAGAATTTAGGTGAAGTGAGTTTTGGGCTGGAGGAGGGGTACCGTTGCGCAGATGTGGTGTTCCATTAAACAACTGCTTTATTTAAAATCTAAATACTTTTGATAACAGAGTACAAATacactttcaataaaaaaaatactgtgacCTACAGAGACACTTAAGCAGGACTTAAGCTCTTGGGCTAGTGCTTGATGTGATTACTATTCGTTCTTCAGCTCACCTTCCCAAAGAGTAACGTTCTGGTACACTAGGATTTTGTCACATGCATAGGACACAAGCTCACGTAACAGGCGCCCATAGTCGATAGGTGTGGAACATGGAACACATCAGTCCTCTTACGTCTCCATAGTTTCTGTAGCTTCAGACCTATCGTATTAGAGTCAGGTGAAAGGCAACTCTTACTACTGGACCTCCTCGAACAAACCATTGCTAGTTAAACGTTTCTGTTATGTACTGTCGTATGAGGTGTAGGAAACTGGGTAGTGCCCAGAACGCTGTCTTCTACATGGTAAATGTTCTTGAATAGGGCAGGTAATTTGCCACGCAGAAATAGGTGATACACAGCAATTGTTATTATTCTGGTAAAGTGCACAGCCCTGCGAGCATGGTCAGACAGTCTTGCCGCTAACACACTGATACTAAATAGAATCTGATGCTTTGATTCCATAATAGATCAAGGATTTGCATCTGACCGTACTACTGTACATCAAACCCGTCTTATACACACATGTTACAAaaaggaatgtatgtatgtatgttgcacatctcctcctaaaccgacggactgatttcaaccaaacttggtacgcatatcACTTACCGTTTGTAAATCATCGGTGTGGTGATaataaccacctacctatcaaatggGATGATGTGGGATGGCGGTGAAAAAGCTGTGTACCCCACCAGTCGTGAATACCCATAATTTAATCGCTGACGACCCCCACAGAACGGGGAAAGGAAACAAGTTCATTGGtttctacattttcgttgttcatgcagtgaaactgcagcatgaagcatgacgttttaatttattttgtctttcctACTGACTGAATTCGCAACAAACTTTCTAGACCCTCTTcaagtataccactgaatgtatgagCACGATTATATCATAATACGAAccacagttcagaagatatgacgcaaTAAACGCTGAGTTGCATGAAAAACGACCGCATCATGCaacacgtttaaatttattacatcattGCTACTAATACTGTTTGAAacactgaatgtacctagaaaaatctCTCATTATACGACACATAAGTCAAGAGATATGGCGTCAGATACAGAGATACGTGAAAACCTGCTACAGTATGtatgacgttttaacttattacttctttactacaaacccTGTTCacgacatatttcgcagacagtagccgcatataccactggatgcacctgcaaaattacatcattctaCGACGCAAAGTTCAGGCTACAAGGtgcctgaaaatgaaactgcagggcggaaCTCGCTagagatacagaagaaaaatgtgTACAAATATATGTGAAGTTATCCTAAATCCTTGGAACGATTTAAACAAATTAGTAATAATCTAGAAGCTAGAGTTTAGAATCACCAGCCTCCTCTTGGGGTGAGCGTGATAATGTGGAGAAAGTGGGGGAGGAGAAGATTGACGGAGAGAGACAGAGGAGaaaatgacagaagaaagggagAGGGTGATGGGATGgacaggaaagaggaggagatggacagagacaggcgaGGAGGAGAAAGGCAGAGagtgggggaagaaggagatgaacagagaggggcagaggaggaaatggatagagaaagggaagaggcagaggacagagagaggggagaggaggagatggacagagacagaaaaGAGGGGAAGATGGTCAGAGAGTGgggagtggaggaggtggacagagagggagtgGAGTAGGTGGGCAGGAAAGTGACGAAGGAGGAGATCGGCAGAAAGGGGAAAGGAGGGAATCGACAAATATGAGATCGGAATAAATACTTAGCTGCGCAACGATGGGTACTCTGTTAGTCTACCAGTAAAATGCAATCTATGAACTGCAGGTGTTCAGCATTTCGCATCGGTATACATTGTCAGAATCCGGTCGTAACTTACATTAGCACAGTCTGAAGACTAGGCGTAGAGACAATCAACCGTGAGAAATAAGCTATCAACTTAGTTCTTGAAACAAGTAAGATGGTTCGTATCTTAATAAGTACTTTTTTGCCAGACATTCGCTCACAGGACTTTCTTTTAATTTACACTAACACTACCTCATATGAGAGTAAGAGACACACGGTCCTAAACATCCTGCAGAAATGAATGTATATCTTCTTTAAGACTGTGCTTTATTTTCTCCATCACGACATTGTGATAGGCTCAAAAAACTTTAAGAAACTACATGAGACTATAGAAGACGTGGAAAAATGGTGTACAAAACGCAAGTTCGTAATCAACTCCGACAAGACGGAAATGATGGTATTCAGACCAGGTGGGCAAATCCCAAAAACGACAAGAATTACACTACAAGGAAAGCAAATATCTATCACAAAAGATTACAAATATCTAGGGATAACACTCCAGCCGTCCGCAAAGTGCTTCACTGAACACACAACAGAGAAAGCGACACAAGCCATCAGAGCGATAAACGAAATAAGTTCCGTCAGAACACTAAATCTAGACACAGCTATGGCACTCTTCAAATCAAAAATAATACCGATACTGGCTTATGGGATAGAAATCATATGGATAAACCTAAATGAAAAGAACTTAGAAACATTGGAAAGAGCAAAACCAACCTATATCAAAAGAGCATTGTGGATAGCAAAAACCACAAGATCAAGATTAGTCTACCTTCTCGCCCGAGAATCTTTCCTCATAGAGGATCTAAGGACAAGGTTCTTTCTTCCCAACATATCAGCATCGGAGAACCTACTAAGATCACTACTCAAGAAAAGAGGGGAAGTACCAAGGGAATTCAATGGATCCGGGGCCATGATCGACCGCACTTGAACAGCAGCAAATTTTGAGATGAGACACGTACTTACAAGACTCACAGTACACGGATTCCACCATGAAATTTGTGCAAATACAACATACCACAAGTGTACACTATGTGGACAGTCTTGTGAGAGATACCATATAGAAATATGCAACAAGAGGACCAGATCAATTAGAGACtattcaataaatggttcaaatgataatctGTCACAATACCTGCATTGAATGTAATCTACTACTAAGAATTATGCAGACACTCAATACATCCTTGTAATACACTCTCAAATGATTGTAATCGTATAACTACAATGGCTATCTTGCTGCAATAAATCGTTTAATTTATTTTCTCCATAGTATGAATTTACTGGTAGTATGGGTTACAGTAAAGTTTTCTGCTATTGTTGTTGCTATTACAATTAGTTATAATATAAGAACATTTCGGAAGCACAACTTCCACTCACTTAAGCTTACAGGGTGGAAATGTTCAGATACTAACGTCCCTTGACTCCTAGTAGGAAGACAGTTCGTAATACTAAGAGTATTTGCTTTACGATGTATGTTACAGTTTCTTTACGAACACACTTTGTCCCTGGCAGAAAAGACCCTGACGACTAAGGAGGTGGCAGCGCAGGCGTGGGTGTTCTTCCTCGCTGGGTTCGAGACTTCCTCCACCACCGTAAGCTTCTGCCTCTACGAGCTCTCTAAACACCCGGACATCCAGAAGAAACTGCACGAAGAAATTGACGACATGCTGAAAAAGACCAACGGTGATGTGACGTACGAAGTTATTATGACCGAGATGCCATACTTGGAAAAGGTGGTGAACGGTACGTTATATGCTTTTGGTTATTACTGTTCATACATTATCACAGTTACAGTGGAGCTGTGAACACATTAAGGCCATTAACAGGGGAGAGCTTAAATTACGACGAGGGTGATCACAAAGTTTTCATTATCATTTCTAAATAAAGAATTACataatatttctttgtttattttctggAACATGTCTGCAGCCCCGGTACACATGGGAAGCCCTACGCCACAGTGCCGCGATATTTCGCTTCTGTGTCTGTAGCAGCGTCCTGCCGTAGTCCTTGGATTTCAATGTGTAGCAGGACTCCAGACACGTAGCCACgtacaaacaaaacattaaatatgtaattttattttttcgagCTGATAAGCTTCGAAAAAAATTAAGCCAAACACTCAGTAGTATTAtccaactttcttgtttacttacTATGAGGTAATTCGGTACAGAATGATTAGTGACACCCATAAACAACATTGTtgcttttcatatttattttcgtaTATTTACAATATAGTTATTATTAGTGCACTGGTGCAATGAAAACCTTACAACAGATaagaacacaaacagaaatagaggcGCCCACCAATCTACAAATTTTGACTTTGCCACCATCACGTCCCAACCGAGGAAGCTTGCTTACGTGTCTGAGATCCCGTCTCATCGCTGACTGCCATTACCCGATTCTGTtatttactttttgatcacatacaACTATATACTACGTCCTGCGTACGTACACAAacgcaatcacacacacacacacacacaaacacacacacacacacagagagagagacatgtCTTTCTGATTTGTTCATTAATGCAGATTGGACGTTTGTAACTTCTTTCCCACAAGGCACCTTACTTGCTCGTCAGCCACAGAGAATAACAAGGTTTGCTCTAACAGCACCTTAAAACCTTAAACATTTATTGGAACATTTTTGATAATTATTTGTTAcaattcctagaagattcattaCGCAGTTTTGTTTCTAGCTGTTATTAATCAACCGAGAGGAGACAGTTATTACTGTTTATGATGGGGATAATCGAGTTTACTTCAGTATTACGATTAAAAACTTATAGTTTTTATTCTTCATTTgagtggccatagtgtccgtaggtACTTtttaattcttgagggtatttttgttctgtcgttgcaactacaaaatatgtgcatttttgtagttgcaacgacaaaaGAAAAATACCCCCAAGAACTATAATTTTTAGTTGCTTGACTGCAACAGTGCATATAGATGATACAGGGAGAATATCAAAAGCCGTGAAGAGCTATTGACACCAGTTATACTTCTTCTTCCTAGATTAACGGTTTTCATTTTAGTTTCAAATGCGCTAATTGTTGTTGATGAGTATCATAGTCTGCAGCAACACTGCTTTCCACTGTCTAATAGCATTACAACCACCTAGGGCAGTGAATGGTCCGTCACCTTCCCACATTCCATCAGTTCCTCTACTCCTACATATATTTTCTCTCCTTCCTCGTCATTTGCTGGTGATATATGTAAACGTAAACTCCGTACACAGGCCTGTGGAAGGCCCATTATCATCTACCGACTCCTGCTCCATCCTCTGCCAATTGCATCACTGGATGCTGTATGCATAGGCTTagggtcagcacactgttctccggccgttgtcaattttcgtgacatGGAGGCGCTACTACTCGGCCAagcagttcctcaattggcattacgaggatGAGTGCGCttcattccagtcctcccaccaagaaaaattcTTTGGcgctaccaggaatcgaacctgggtcctgcACATGGCATTCATTCACTTAGCTACAGAGGAGGACATCATCTTGTGATATGGACATTACAATCTGCAGTATaatgtttttttttgtcagtccTCAGAAGAATAATTCCACAACTGTGTTTCTCACAGTATCTGACTCTGTTATCTACCTTGGTGCTTATAGCAAAGGAAACACTGCTTTTACCACAGTGCTAGCCATAAGCCAGACTGTTTAGAAACTAGTGACCGACATACTTTCTCTTACTATTGTGGGattattaaaaatggctctgagcactatgggactcaactgctgtggtcataagtcccctagaacttagaactacttaaacctaactaacctaaggacatcacacacatccatgcccgaggcaggattcgaacctgcgaccgtagcggtcgtgcggttccagactgtagcgccttttaccgctcggccactccggccggcgggattaTTACGATcacacattttctatgatttatttTCAGTCTACAATTTAACTAAGATCGCTATGGGAAGATTTAAAACTTTATATGAAGCGCCACTGTGCAACAACTGCTAAGCCTTATACGTTAACATCTGcccttttctttttcagaaaccctTCGTATGTATCCGCCCGTTCCAGCTCTCAATCGCGAGGTGGTACAGGATTATAAACTGCCAGGACACGACTGCGTATTGGAGAAAGGAACTAAGGTGATCATTCCCATTATGGGACTCCATCACGACAGCAAGTTCTTTCGAAACCCTGAGGAATTCGACCCGGAGCACTTCTCTGAGGACCAGAAGGCATCCAGGCATCCTTACAGCTATCTACCCTTTGGCGAAGGGCCACGCATTTGCATTGGTGAGTCACTCAatcctcacatttta contains:
- the LOC124615447 gene encoding cytochrome P450 6k1-like; the encoded protein is MAIIFDSWVTEALALLSTFFAILYVTFKINYTYWKKKGLPYLEPFFPLGNGWNTALMKKSPGEDLRDIYFEAEGKDVVGIYSLNNPLLIVRDPELIKTIIVKDFNYFPDRGIYVDEETDHLTAHLFFLGGTKWKGLRQKLTPTFTSGKMRAMFGIVRDCAQILADVTPAGSVVEVRELIARYSTDVIASCAFGIDVDSQHNPEAEFRQWGRRFFKPSLRTYLTQALGFSNPKLRTLLPIAFTPKDITDYFTKVVRDAVKHREETGVIRKDFLQLMIQLKNNGYVDDSFSITGQKNSEQKTLTTKEVAAQAWVFFLAGFETSSTTVSFCLYELSKHPDIQKKLHEEIDDMLKKTNGDVTYEVIMTEMPYLEKVVNETLRMYPPVPALNREVVQDYKLPGHDCVLEKGTKVIIPIMGLHHDSKFFRNPEEFDPEHFSEDQKASRHPYSYLPFGEGPRICIGMRFGLMQVKLALIHLLSKFDFLPAGDKQSNLRMAPNNIVLTPIGGIDLKVERRQVAAS